In Vicinamibacterales bacterium, the DNA window CGTGCCGATCTCACGCTCGTCACGGAATGGCGCCTCGGCCCGCTGCCCGCCGGCGTGCGGCAGGTGCGCGGCGTCCGCGGGCACACGCCGGCCTGGATTCGCACCTGGCGCGAGGCCGACCTGTTCGTCATGCCGACGCGCAGCGAGGCCTTCGGCCTCGTGTACCAGGAGGCCGCCGCGGCCGGTCTGCCGGCGATTGGCTCGGATCTCAATGCCGTGCCCGAGATCATCACCGACGGCCACACCGGACTGCTCGTCGCGCCGGGCGATCGCGCCGCCCTCGCCCGAGCGCTCGACACGCTGATCGGTTCGGCCGAGCTGCGGGATCGGCTGGGCCGGAACGCGCGTCGAAAGATCGAGGAAGACGCTCACCCCGACCAACACCGCCGCCAGCTGGTGGCGCTCCTGACCCGGGTGGCATCGATCCGGCAAGGACCGGATTCTCATGGCTGACCTGTCGCTCGACAACAAGGGAGTCGTCGCGCCGTGCCCGTCCTGCGGCCAGCGCAACCGGCTGGTCTTCGGCCGGCTCACGTCCGAGACCCGCTGCGGTAAGTGTCATGCGCCGCTGGCGGCACCGTCCGCGCCAATCGAGGCGCCGGACGCCGCCGCCTTCGACGCCGCCATCACCGCGTCGCAATTGCCGGTCGTCGTGGACTTCTGGGCCCCGTGGTGCGGCCCGTGCCG includes these proteins:
- the trxA gene encoding thioredoxin, encoding MADLSLDNKGVVAPCPSCGQRNRLVFGRLTSETRCGKCHAPLAAPSAPIEAPDAAAFDAAITASQLPVVVDFWAPWCGPCRMVAPELARVAASNAGRYLVVKVNTDAIPELGERFGIRSIPTMAVFDGGREQGRTAGARPAADIEAFIQSTLGRR